The Nitrospirales bacterium genome includes a window with the following:
- a CDS encoding Glu/Leu/Phe/Val dehydrogenase has product MNTSTVSEFNHPTFHLAVAQFDQAAELMGLHQNLRERLKAPQRALTVSLPIRMDDGHVKVFMGYRVQHDSARGPSKGGFRFHHEVNLGEVAALAMWMTWKSALAGLPFGGAKGGVKVNPGALSTGELERITRRYAAEIFPLIGPDKDIPAPDIGTNAQIMAWLMDTYSQQVGFAVPGVVTGKPLALGGSLGREEATGRGVVNVTLEALKHLKINPVGSTVVIQGMGNVGSHTAKIIGQTGAKIIAISDHRGGLHNARGLNIPEVLKRFQTDNAPLSSMQDLGDPITNEELLETKCTILIPAAVAEQITERNAPKIQCQVLSEAANGPTTLEADAILTDRGIFTIPDILANSGGVIVSYFEWVQDVQRFFWKESDIHERLEEIIVSAFQRTLAFAQEKKTTMRMAALMNGIDKVAQAHQLRGLYP; this is encoded by the coding sequence ATGAACACCTCTACGGTCTCTGAATTTAACCATCCCACCTTTCACCTCGCTGTCGCTCAGTTTGATCAAGCCGCAGAACTCATGGGCCTCCACCAGAACCTCAGAGAACGTCTCAAAGCTCCCCAACGGGCACTCACGGTCAGTCTTCCAATCAGGATGGACGACGGTCATGTCAAAGTCTTCATGGGATACCGCGTGCAACATGACTCAGCTCGAGGCCCATCGAAAGGCGGCTTCCGGTTTCATCATGAAGTGAATTTAGGAGAGGTCGCGGCACTGGCCATGTGGATGACCTGGAAATCTGCGCTGGCCGGACTTCCGTTCGGAGGAGCCAAAGGGGGCGTGAAGGTGAATCCCGGCGCACTTTCGACCGGAGAGCTGGAACGGATCACGCGGCGATACGCGGCAGAAATTTTTCCCCTCATCGGACCGGACAAAGATATTCCCGCTCCCGATATCGGAACCAACGCGCAGATCATGGCCTGGCTCATGGACACCTATAGTCAACAAGTCGGATTTGCTGTTCCGGGAGTGGTGACTGGAAAACCGCTCGCGCTTGGAGGAAGTTTGGGACGAGAGGAGGCAACTGGCCGAGGGGTGGTCAACGTCACGCTCGAAGCCTTAAAACACCTCAAGATCAACCCAGTCGGATCCACTGTTGTCATCCAAGGTATGGGCAATGTCGGATCACATACAGCCAAAATTATCGGCCAAACAGGGGCCAAGATCATCGCCATCAGCGATCATCGAGGGGGGCTCCACAACGCGCGCGGCTTGAATATTCCTGAAGTACTCAAACGTTTCCAGACTGACAATGCACCTCTCAGTTCCATGCAGGACCTGGGCGACCCCATAACCAATGAAGAGCTGTTAGAGACAAAATGTACGATCCTCATTCCCGCAGCCGTGGCTGAACAAATTACCGAGCGCAATGCCCCGAAAATTCAATGCCAGGTTCTTTCCGAAGCGGCAAACGGTCCGACAACGCTGGAAGCGGATGCCATCCTGACCGATCGGGGAATCTTTACGATACCGGATATTCTCGCGAATTCAGGAGGGGTAATTGTGTCCTATTTTGAATGGGTTCAGGATGTCCAGCGCTTTTTTTGGAAGGAATCAGACATTCATGAACGCCTTGAAGAAATCATCGTTTCGGCATTTCAACGGACCCTGGCCTTTGCGCAAGAGAAGAAAACGACGATGCGAATGGCAGCCCTCATGAATGGGATCGATAAAGTGGCTCAAGCGCATCAACTACGAGGACTGTACCCCTAA